GCCTGATCATCCCTCAGATAGCGTTCGATCAACGCGCTGCATTCGTCGACTGAACGCCAGGCCGCGACCTCGCGGTCTGGGTCGAACAGCGCATGCAGATTGTCCTTGAAGTCCGTCAGCAGGAAAGTGCCGACGCCGGTGGCTTCGAACAGACGCATGTTTCCGGCCTCACGCCCCGCCTGGTCGATATGCGAGTTCAGCGTGATGCGGGAGGCGCGCAGCGCCTGATACATTTCCACGCCCCAGACCTCGCCCTGGTAGCAGCGGTGCAGCGGCGAGGAGGCGGGCAGGGTGTGCAATCCGCTGCCGAACAGTTTGAGATCGTAGCGCCGGGCCACCGCTTCGAGCTGGGCCACACGCTGCTGGTGGTCGGCCGAGATCGCGCCGACGAATGAGACGTCGACGTCGCGCGGCGGCGCCGGCGGAAGAATGTCGAGGATCTCCGGCTCGAACGCCAGATGGATCATCTCCGAACGCGCGCCATGGGCGCGGAAGGACTCGACCACGGCGGAGATCTGCGAGATCAGGAGATCGTAGACCGACCAATCTTCGCCGCGTGACGGCAGAATCCCGACCTGGCCGACCAGGATGGGGCGGCCGATCTGCTTGATCCGGCGCGCCAGGCGCGTGTCGACGTGAAACAGATCCTGGTTGAGCACGAGGTCCGGCTTGAAGTCCTCGATCTGGGCCAGCAGGATCTGCTCCGACTGCGCGTCGAGGCGCGGGCTCAATCCGATCCTGCGCGCCAGCGGCCGCAGCGCCGGCTTGAACGGCGCGACAATGCGCTGCAGCCAGCCCGGAACGGCATCGCGAACGGCGGTGCCGGGCGGCGGCGGTGGCTCGGCGGCGAGGCCATGTTCGCGCGCCCATGCCGTCTGCATCCAGGCGTTGTTGACGTGGATGTTGGCAGCGACGTGCCCGAGAGCTGCGAAATTGCGCGAATAGAAATCGGCGACCCCGAACAGACTGGCGTTGCGCACTGCCATCTGCCCATCGTAGGCGGCGCCGTCGAGGCCCGAATGACGCCGGTAGAGCCAGGCGAGAAAGCGCGGATAGTCTGCGTTGAGGATGAGGACGCGCACGGCGGTTATTTTGTCCGTTCGAGATAGCTCCGCGGCATCACATACCAGAGCAGGAAGAGGATGGCGGTGCCGTGGGTGAGCAGGGCGACCGTGAGCGGCACGTTGAGCAGAACATGCGGCAAGACGCCTGCGGACACCACGATGAAGCGCCATGGCAGGCCGGCGGAGACGCGGTTGCCGAACGCCAGCACCAGGCCCGATGCGAGCGCCGTCAGCGGCGCAAGGTAGGGGCCGACCGATGCGACTCCTTCCGTCGCAAACAGCGACGCGTTGAGGTTGCCGAACCCATAGGTGTTCTGCATCACGACCGACAATGGATCCCGGTAGGGACAATGCGTCACCGTCTTCAGGAACGAGACGTGACAGAACCAGGTGAGCGGATGGTGGGAAAAATAGTCGTTATAGATGTCGAGCGCGCTCGATGGCGTCGCGATCATTCGAATGTTGACGACATCGAAATATTTTCCGGCGAAACTCTCACCGAGCGACGTAGTCGCAATCGAGATGGCGATGATCCCCGCAAGAAGGGGAAGAAATATCGACAAGATGACCGATGTTCGTGCCTCGAACAGAAGAGCGAGGATTGCCAGGATGATCAGCCACGCCGGCGTAAACAAGGCGAACTTGGTCAGCGTGATCGGATACAGGAGCAGCAGTAGCAGCAGCACGGCGAGCAGGCGCCAGAAATGCCTCCGCATCCAGCAGCACGCAAAAACGAAGGGCAAGAGCGTGCTGGACGTCATACCGAGGAGGTAGCGGATCGCGCCCGGGAATTCGAGTTCATTACGATAGTCGTAGATGTGGCTGATCGATATCAGCCTGAAATTGTAGCTCGCGGCGACCGCGATGGTCGCCGCCGAGATCGCCAGGATCAGGTTCAGGAGGTGCTCGAAGTTCGCGTCCGACAGGGTGATGACCCGCCTGATCGGCGTCCTGATGAATAGCACCGGGATCAGGAACAGCACGAGCGAGAGCGCTGCCGACACGCCGGCTGCCACGCGCTCGTAGTTGTATTTTGAGAAGGTGTCGATCCACAGGAAACCGAGGATCATGGTGTAGAGATAGAAGCCGACGAAATATCCGAGGCTGAAACGGGCCGCGACGAACAGCAGCGAGACGGTCGAAAAGCACAGTGCGATCGTCACCGCCAGCCA
This genomic interval from Bradyrhizobium sp. CB82 contains the following:
- a CDS encoding glycosyltransferase: MRVLILNADYPRFLAWLYRRHSGLDGAAYDGQMAVRNASLFGVADFYSRNFAALGHVAANIHVNNAWMQTAWAREHGLAAEPPPPPGTAVRDAVPGWLQRIVAPFKPALRPLARRIGLSPRLDAQSEQILLAQIEDFKPDLVLNQDLFHVDTRLARRIKQIGRPILVGQVGILPSRGEDWSVYDLLISQISAVVESFRAHGARSEMIHLAFEPEILDILPPAPPRDVDVSFVGAISADHQQRVAQLEAVARRYDLKLFGSGLHTLPASSPLHRCYQGEVWGVEMYQALRASRITLNSHIDQAGREAGNMRLFEATGVGTFLLTDFKDNLHALFDPDREVAAWRSVDECSALIERYLRDDQARTAIAAAGQARTLATHTFRQRVGTILQLVS